Proteins encoded together in one Synergistaceae bacterium window:
- a CDS encoding heavy-metal-associated domain-containing protein, with amino-acid sequence MMKKLIHIEGMGCEKCAAHVHEALMSLKSVSDAEVSLSKNCALVTLSGDVTDSEFKEVIEEAGYEVSKIEAA; translated from the coding sequence ATGATGAAAAAATTAATTCACATTGAAGGAATGGGCTGCGAGAAGTGCGCGGCACATGTTCACGAGGCATTAATGAGCCTTAAATCAGTAAGTGACGCAGAAGTCAGTTTGTCAAAAAATTGCGCGCTTGTAACTCTTTCAGGCGATGTAACGGACTCAGAGTTCAAAGAAGTTATAGAAGAGGCCGGTTATGAAGTCAGCAAGATAGAAGCGGCATAA